From the genome of Eublepharis macularius isolate TG4126 chromosome 12, MPM_Emac_v1.0, whole genome shotgun sequence, one region includes:
- the LOC129339388 gene encoding olfactory receptor 14I1-like, with protein sequence MSNFTSSSEFLLLEFSDIRELHLLHFFVFLAVYLTAVTGNLLIIIAVAHDYHLHTPMYFFLVNLAVLDLGSVSVTVPKAMANSLINSRSISYFGCAAQVFFYPLFGGSDLAFLTIMAHDRYVAICNPLQYETIMHKGACIQMAVSAWISGIVYGTLHTGGTFSITFCSNIINQFFCEIPQLLKLSCSDLYLVEIGLLVLSAIVALGCFIFIVLTYKEILATVLRIPSVQGQKKALSTCLPHLTVVSLLVFTGMFAYVKPPAKTSSDLDILFAVLYAILPPLLNPFIYSMRNKEIKTALLKLFNSGHSSSTNRTLP encoded by the coding sequence ATGTCCAATTTTACCTCTTCCTCTGAGTTTTTGCTCTTGGAATTCTCAGATATTCGAGAACTACACCTTTTACACTTCTTTGTGTTTCTAGCAGTATATTTGACAGCAGTGACTGGGAATCTTCTAATCATCATTGCAGTAGCCCATGACTATCACCTCCACACTCCCATGTATTTTTTCTTAGTGAACTTGGCCGTTCTGGATCTTGGTTCGGTTTCTGTCACAGTACCCAAAGCAATGGCCAATTCCCTCATAAACAGCAGGTCAATTTCTTATTTTGGATGTGCCGCTCAAGTGTTCTTTTATCCTCTTTTTGGAGGGTCAGATCTCGCCTTTCTAACTATAATGGCACATGATCGATATGTTGCTATCTGCAATCCATTACAATATGAGACAATTATGCACAAAGGAGCCTGCATTCAGATGGCAGTAAGTGCATGGATCAGTGGCATAGTCTACGGCACATTGCATACTGGTGGCACATTTTCCATCACCTTCTGCTCCAATATTATCAATCAGTTCTTCTGTGAAATACCACAGTTACTGAAGCTCTCTTGCTCTGACTTATACTTAGTTGAAATTGGCTTACTGGTTCTTAGTGCTATTGTAGCGCTAGGATgctttatcttcattgttttaacctacaaggagattctTGCCACAGTGCTCAGAATCCCTTCAGTTCAAGGTCAGAAAAAAGCCCTCTCCACTTGCCTTCCTCACCTcactgtcgtgtctctgcttgtTTTCACTGGAATGTTTGCTTACGTAAAACCCCCTGCTAAAACATCGTCTGATCTCGATATCTTATTTGCAGTGCTTTATGCTATACTCCCTCCATTGCTCAATCCTTTCATCTATAGTATGAGAAACAAAGAGATCAAGACTGCTTTGTTGAAACTCTTTAATTCTGGCCATTCTTCAAGTACCAACAGAACTCTTCCATGA
- the LOC129339390 gene encoding olfactory receptor 14A16-like, with the protein MASLNSTSDFLLLEFSKVQELQILHFFVFLVVYLIAMTGNLIIILSVAFDHHLHTPMYFFLMNLAILDIGSVSVVIPKSMANSLLNRRSISYSGCVAQVFFLFSFGGSDFAILIAMAYDRYVAICKPLQYGTIMHKGACIQMAGSAWISGILYAILHTAGTFAITFCSNMVNQFFCEVPQLLKLACSDLYLVEIGLLILSFIVVLGCFIFIFLTYMEIVATVLRIPSVQGQKKALTTCLPHLTVVSLLVFTGMFAYVRPPANTSSDLDIVFAVIYAILPPLLNPFIYSMRNKEIKTALLKLFNSGHSSSVTNRTIP; encoded by the coding sequence atggccagtcTTAACTCCACATCTGACTTTCTGCTCCTGGAATTCTCAAAGGTTCAAGAATTACAGATTTTACACTTCTTTGTCTTCTTAGTAGTATACTTGATAGCAATGACAGGCAACCTTATTATCATCCTTTCAGTAGCTTTTGATCACCATCTGCACACTCCCATGTACTTTTTCCTAATGAACTTGGCCATTCTGGACATTGGGTCAGTTTCTGTCGTGATACCAAAATCAATGGCCAATTCCCTCTTGAACAGGAGGTCAATTTCTTATTCTGGGTGTGTAGCTcaagttttctttctcttctcctttggAGGTTCGGACTTTGCCATCCTAATAGCAATGGCATATGATCGCtatgttgccatttgcaaaccaCTACAATATGGAACAATTATGCACAAAGGAGCCTGCATTCAGATGGCAGGAAGTGCATGGATAAGTGGGATACTTTATGCCATATTACACACGGCTGGCACTTTTGCCATCACCTTCTGCTCTAATATGGTCAATCAGTTCTTCTGTGAGGTCCCACAGTTACTAAAACTCGCCTGCTCTGATCTATACCTAGTTGAAATTGGCTTACTGATTCTTAGCTTTATTGTAGTGCTAGGATGCtttatcttcatttttttaactTACATGGAGATTGTTGCTACTGTGCTTAGAATCCCCTCAGTGCAGGGTCAAAAAAAAGCCCTCACCACTTGCCTTCCTCACCTCACTGTGGTATCTTTGCTTGTTTTCACTGGAATGTTTGCTTATGTAAGGCCTCCTGCTAACACATCATCTGATCTTGATATTGTTTTTGCAGTGATTTATGCTATACTCCCCCCACTACTCAATCCTTTCATCTATAGTATGAGAAACAAAGAGATCAAGACTGCTTTGTTGAAGCTTTTTAATTCTGGCCATTCGTCATCAGTCACCAACAGAACTATTCCATGA
- the LOC129339391 gene encoding olfactory receptor 14A16-like, whose translation MQMDVVGITPNLTTTSEFLLMELSDIRELQILHFFMFLTVYLTAVTGNFLIIIAVALDHRLHTPMYFFLLNLAILDLGSISVIVPKAMANSLMNSRSISYSACVAQVFCHFFLGCSDYAILTIMARDRYVAICNPLQYETIMHREACIQMAVSAWIIGILNGILHTGGTFAISFCSNVVDEFFCEIPQILKLSCTDMYLVEVGIIIFGCFLGLGCFIFIIVTYMRIFGTVLRIPSVQGQKKALSTCLPHITVVSLLIFTGVFAYVRPHTNSSSELNVLFAIIYAILPPLLNPFIYSMRNKEIKTALLKLSNPGQFSKIIARKPFLQK comes from the coding sequence ATGCAGATGGATGTTGTGGGCATAACGCCCAATCTCACGACTACATCTGAGTTTCTGCTCATGGAACTCTCAGACATCCGAGAACTACAGATTTTACACTTCTTTATGTTCCTCACAGTATACTTGACTGCAGTGACTGGCAATTTTCTTATCATCATTGCTGTGGCCCTTGATCATCGCCTGCACACCCCCATGTACTTTTTCCTCTTGAacttggccattttggatcttGGCTCAATTTCTGTCATAGTACCCAAAGCCATGGCCAATTCACTCATGAACAGCAGGTcaatttcttactctgcatgtgTAGCTCAAGTTTTCTGTCATTTCTTCCTTGGATGTTCAGATTATGCCATCCTAACTATAATGGCACGTGATCGGTATGTTGCAATCTGTAATCCGTTGCAATATGAGACAATTATGCACAGAGAGGCCTGCATTCAGATGGCAGTCAGTGCATGGATTATTGGGATACTCAATGGTATATTACACACTGGAGGAACTTTTGCCATCAGCTTCTGCTCCAATGTGGTTGATGAATTCTTCTGTGAAATTCCACAGATCTTAAAACTCTCCTGTACGGATATGTATCTAGTTGAAGTTGGCATTATTATATTTGGTTGTTTCCTTGGACTAGGATGCTTCATCTTCATCATTGTCACCTACATGCGGATTTTTGGAACAGTGTTGAGAATTCCTTCTGTGCAAGGTCAGAAGAAAGCCCTCTCCACTTGCCTTCCCCATATCACTGTAGTGTCTCTGCTTATATTTACTGGCGTTTTTGCTTATGTGAGGCCTCACACTAACTCTTCATCTGAACTGAATGTGCTTTTTGCAATTATTTATGCTATACTTCCTCCCTTGCTCAATCCATTCATCTATAGTATGAGAAACAAAGAAATCAAGACTGCATTGCTAAAGCTCTCCAACCCTGGGCAATTTTCTAAAATCATTGCCAGAAAACCTTTTCTGCAAAAATGA
- the LOC129339389 gene encoding olfactory receptor 14I1-like: protein MSNFTSSSEFLLLEFSDIRELHLLHFFVFLAIYLTAVTGNLLIIVAVALDYHLHTPMYFFLVNLAILDLGLVSVIVPKAMANSLMNSRSISYFGCATQVFFYPLFGGSDIAFLTIMAHDRYVAICNPLQYETIMHKGACIQMAVSAWISGIVYGTLHTGGTFSITFCSNIINQFFCEIPQLLKLSCSDLYLVEIGLLVLSFIVVLGCFFFIVLTYKEILATVLRIPSVQGQKKALSTCLPHLTVVSLLVFTGMFAYVKPPAKTSSDLDILFAVLYAILPPLLNPFIYSMRNKEIKTALLKLFNSGHSSSTNRTLP, encoded by the coding sequence ATGTCCAATTTTACCTCTTCCTCTGAGTTTTTGCTCTTGGAATTCTCAGATATTCGAGAACTACACCTTTTACATTTCTTTGTGTTTCTAGCAATATATTTGACAGCAGTGACTGGAAATCTTCTCATCATTGTTGCAGTAGCCCTTGACTATCATCTCCACactcccatgtacttcttcctagtgaacttggccattttggatcttGGTTTGGTTTCTGTCATTGTACCCAAAGCGATGGCCAATTCTCTCATGAACAGCAGGTCAATTTCTTATTTTGGATGTGCCACTCAAGTGTTCTTTTATCCTCTTTTTGGAGGATCAGATATTGCCTTTCTAACTATAATGGCACATGATCGATATGTTGCTATCTGCAATCCATTACAATATGAGACAATTATGCACAAAGGAGCCTGCATTCAGATGGCAGTAAGTGCATGGATTAGTGGCATAGTCTACGGCACATTGCACACTGGTGGCACTTTTTCCATCACCTTCTGCTCCAATATTATCAATCAGTTCTTCTGTGAAATACCACAGTTACTGAAGCTTTCTTGCTCTGACTTATACTTAGTTGAAATTGGCTTACTGGTTCTTAGCTTTATTGTAGTGCTAGGATGCTTTTTCTTCATTgttttaacctacaaggagattctTGCCACAGTGCTCAGAATCCCTTCAGTTCAAGGTCAGAAAAAAGCCCTCTCCACTTGCCTTCCTCACCTcactgtcgtgtctctgcttgtTTTCACTGGAATGTTTGCTTACGTAAAACCCCCTGCTAAAACATCGTCTGATCTCGATATCTTATTTGCAGTGCTTTATGCTATACTCCCTCCATTGCTCAATCCTTTCATCTATAGTATGAGAAACAAAGAGATCAAGACTGCTTTGTTGAAACTCTTTAATTCTGGCCATTCTTCAAGTACCAACAGAACTCTTCCATGA